The Anas acuta chromosome 7, bAnaAcu1.1, whole genome shotgun sequence genome has a window encoding:
- the PTPN20 gene encoding tyrosine-protein phosphatase non-receptor type 20 isoform X1: protein MASRAASSGNQSNNVPSPPNIKAEPNDNSSERSLGAQPVFTFKEEESSQMCSKGPESMHSFPLQRQLDGQDYQDIISNTSDRSQKCAGCEGCRRQSQQSESDSWNNEDDDMPHRISILPRSRAFVSEDELIHLINFKPSLTGVCPRTGVRGLIRGLQSRIENQEVLKEFMALEHVKPTEDCRTGKAQENRDKNRYQDILPYDKTRVPLGENKGYINASYIRMKVGEEEHFYIITQGPLPSTMADFWQMIWESESDVIAMMTKEVELGKVKCHRYWPEPPHDSIDLTNFHLRLDSHQILEYFIVRIIEMINKQTEEKRIIRHLQFTTWPDHNTPKLAEQLVKFICSMRKAHRTGPIVAHCSTGIGRSGVLLCAEILLSYIEKDLCFNVKHIVRDLREQRFGMIQTKDQYLFCYEFVLEVLQKLQAMDSY from the exons ATGGCTTCACGTGCAGCTTCTTCAGGCAACCAGAGCAATAACGTACCTTCCCCTCCAAACATAAAAGCAGAGCCCA ATGACAACAGTTCTGAGAGAAGCCTAGGAGCACAGCCTGTTTTCACTTTCAAGGAAGAAGAATCCAGCCAGATGTGCAGCAAG GGTCCAGAAAGCATGCACAGTTTCCCTCTGCAACGACAATTGGATGGACAAGACTATCAGGATATCATCAGTAACACTTCAGACAG ATCACAGAAATGTGCAGGATGTGAAGGTTGCAGAAGACAGAGTCAGCAGTCTGAGTCAGACAGCTGGAACAATGAAGACGATGATATGCCTCACAGGATTTCCATCCTACCTAGAA GCAGAGCCTTTGTTTCTGAAGATGAACTGATTcacttaattaattttaaaccatCACTGACTGGAGTATGTCCAAGGACTGGTGTTAGAGGTCTTATTCGAGGCCTTCAGTCACGGATTGAGAATCAAGAGGTGTTGAAAGAGTTTATG GCTTTAGAACATGTGAAACCAACAGAAGACTGCAGAACTGGCAAAGCACAAGAGAACAGGGATAAAAACAGATATCAAGATATTCTTCCAT ATGATAAGACACGAGTTCCTCTGGGAGAAAACAAAGGCTACATTAATGCAAGTTATATTAGAATGAAAGTTGGAGAAGAGGAACATTTCTATATTATAACCCAAGGCCCTTTGCCTTCCACCATGGCGGATTTCTGGCAGATGATTTGGGAGAGTGAGTCAGATGTGATTGCCATGATGACGAAAGAAGTGGAGCTAGGAAAAGTGAAATGTCATCGATACTGGCCTGAACCTCCACATGATTCCATAGACTTAACTAACTTCCATCTCAGGCTAGACAGTCACCAGATTCTGGAATACTTCATAGTTAGAATAATAGAAATGATCAACAAGCAG acagaagaaaaacgAATTATAAGGCATTTGCAGTTTACCACTTGGCCAGACCATAATACACCCAAACTGGCTGAGCAGCTTGTAAAATTTATTTGCTCCATGAGAAAAGCTCACAGGACAGGACCTATTGTTGCTCACTGTAGTACTGGGATTGGAAGAAGTGGAGTTTTGCTGTGTGCTGAAATCCTGCTGAGCTATATTGAAAAAGATCTATGC TTCAACGTTAAGCACATAGTGAGAGATTTGAGAGAGCAGCGTTTTGGCATGATCCAAACTAAG GATCAGTATCTATTCTGTTATGAATTTGTTCTGGAAGTCCTTCAGAAACTTCAAGCAATGGATTCCTATTGA
- the PTPN20 gene encoding tyrosine-protein phosphatase non-receptor type 20 isoform X3 → MALEHVKPTEDCRTGKAQENRDKNRYQDILPYDKTRVPLGENKGYINASYIRMKVGEEEHFYIITQGPLPSTMADFWQMIWESESDVIAMMTKEVELGKVKCHRYWPEPPHDSIDLTNFHLRLDSHQILEYFIVRIIEMINKQTEEKRIIRHLQFTTWPDHNTPKLAEQLVKFICSMRKAHRTGPIVAHCSTGIGRSGVLLCAEILLSYIEKDLCFNVKHIVRDLREQRFGMIQTKDQYLFCYEFVLEVLQKLQAMDSY, encoded by the exons ATG GCTTTAGAACATGTGAAACCAACAGAAGACTGCAGAACTGGCAAAGCACAAGAGAACAGGGATAAAAACAGATATCAAGATATTCTTCCAT ATGATAAGACACGAGTTCCTCTGGGAGAAAACAAAGGCTACATTAATGCAAGTTATATTAGAATGAAAGTTGGAGAAGAGGAACATTTCTATATTATAACCCAAGGCCCTTTGCCTTCCACCATGGCGGATTTCTGGCAGATGATTTGGGAGAGTGAGTCAGATGTGATTGCCATGATGACGAAAGAAGTGGAGCTAGGAAAAGTGAAATGTCATCGATACTGGCCTGAACCTCCACATGATTCCATAGACTTAACTAACTTCCATCTCAGGCTAGACAGTCACCAGATTCTGGAATACTTCATAGTTAGAATAATAGAAATGATCAACAAGCAG acagaagaaaaacgAATTATAAGGCATTTGCAGTTTACCACTTGGCCAGACCATAATACACCCAAACTGGCTGAGCAGCTTGTAAAATTTATTTGCTCCATGAGAAAAGCTCACAGGACAGGACCTATTGTTGCTCACTGTAGTACTGGGATTGGAAGAAGTGGAGTTTTGCTGTGTGCTGAAATCCTGCTGAGCTATATTGAAAAAGATCTATGC TTCAACGTTAAGCACATAGTGAGAGATTTGAGAGAGCAGCGTTTTGGCATGATCCAAACTAAG GATCAGTATCTATTCTGTTATGAATTTGTTCTGGAAGTCCTTCAGAAACTTCAAGCAATGGATTCCTATTGA
- the PTPN20 gene encoding tyrosine-protein phosphatase non-receptor type 20 isoform X2: protein MHSFPLQRQLDGQDYQDIISNTSDRSQKCAGCEGCRRQSQQSESDSWNNEDDDMPHRISILPRSRAFVSEDELIHLINFKPSLTGVCPRTGVRGLIRGLQSRIENQEVLKEFMALEHVKPTEDCRTGKAQENRDKNRYQDILPYDKTRVPLGENKGYINASYIRMKVGEEEHFYIITQGPLPSTMADFWQMIWESESDVIAMMTKEVELGKVKCHRYWPEPPHDSIDLTNFHLRLDSHQILEYFIVRIIEMINKQTEEKRIIRHLQFTTWPDHNTPKLAEQLVKFICSMRKAHRTGPIVAHCSTGIGRSGVLLCAEILLSYIEKDLCFNVKHIVRDLREQRFGMIQTKDQYLFCYEFVLEVLQKLQAMDSY, encoded by the exons ATGCACAGTTTCCCTCTGCAACGACAATTGGATGGACAAGACTATCAGGATATCATCAGTAACACTTCAGACAG ATCACAGAAATGTGCAGGATGTGAAGGTTGCAGAAGACAGAGTCAGCAGTCTGAGTCAGACAGCTGGAACAATGAAGACGATGATATGCCTCACAGGATTTCCATCCTACCTAGAA GCAGAGCCTTTGTTTCTGAAGATGAACTGATTcacttaattaattttaaaccatCACTGACTGGAGTATGTCCAAGGACTGGTGTTAGAGGTCTTATTCGAGGCCTTCAGTCACGGATTGAGAATCAAGAGGTGTTGAAAGAGTTTATG GCTTTAGAACATGTGAAACCAACAGAAGACTGCAGAACTGGCAAAGCACAAGAGAACAGGGATAAAAACAGATATCAAGATATTCTTCCAT ATGATAAGACACGAGTTCCTCTGGGAGAAAACAAAGGCTACATTAATGCAAGTTATATTAGAATGAAAGTTGGAGAAGAGGAACATTTCTATATTATAACCCAAGGCCCTTTGCCTTCCACCATGGCGGATTTCTGGCAGATGATTTGGGAGAGTGAGTCAGATGTGATTGCCATGATGACGAAAGAAGTGGAGCTAGGAAAAGTGAAATGTCATCGATACTGGCCTGAACCTCCACATGATTCCATAGACTTAACTAACTTCCATCTCAGGCTAGACAGTCACCAGATTCTGGAATACTTCATAGTTAGAATAATAGAAATGATCAACAAGCAG acagaagaaaaacgAATTATAAGGCATTTGCAGTTTACCACTTGGCCAGACCATAATACACCCAAACTGGCTGAGCAGCTTGTAAAATTTATTTGCTCCATGAGAAAAGCTCACAGGACAGGACCTATTGTTGCTCACTGTAGTACTGGGATTGGAAGAAGTGGAGTTTTGCTGTGTGCTGAAATCCTGCTGAGCTATATTGAAAAAGATCTATGC TTCAACGTTAAGCACATAGTGAGAGATTTGAGAGAGCAGCGTTTTGGCATGATCCAAACTAAG GATCAGTATCTATTCTGTTATGAATTTGTTCTGGAAGTCCTTCAGAAACTTCAAGCAATGGATTCCTATTGA